In Ostrea edulis chromosome 10, xbOstEdul1.1, whole genome shotgun sequence, one genomic interval encodes:
- the LOC125665288 gene encoding uncharacterized protein LOC125665288, with protein sequence MARNSTIEKCRQKFDFLLVSEYKGYEDDFEYYDSSGLQTATPSGVDSAFSYQSRQLGCQYWDSNFPSLFSGLGVDATLPKVKRNLPKRKNTGSSPQQRSEKLTQNSPRTITGMSYTEDLKKRNESRWLKIENVVKEKMEQFDDYYAQLVAENEIKRVENERNSHQLHAKLWLEEDKKRKAALEGSTYDRIWKHHALMRHRGEEEWKRKQAKKNQIQHDSVDVSSDVDAIT encoded by the exons aTGGCAAGAAATTCGACCATAGAGAAATGCCGGCAGAAATTCGATTTTCTCCTGGTG TCGGAGTACAAGGGATACGAGGACGATTTTGAATATTACGACAGCAGTGGACTACAAACAGCGACACCTAGTGGGGTCGATTCCGCGTTTTCATATCAAAGTCGTCAACTGGGCTGTCAGTATTGGGACTCCAATTTCCCGAGTTTGTTCAGCGGCCTTGGAGTGGATGCGACACTGCCCAAAGTTAAAAGAAATCTGCCAAAGAGAAAG AACACTGGTTCCTCACCTCAACAAAGGTCAGAGAAGTTGACACAAAACTCACCGAGAACCATCACAGGGATGTCGTATACAGAGGACCTGAAAAAGAGAAACGAG tctaGATGGTTGAAGATAGAAAACGTCGTGAAGGAAAAGATGGAGCAATTTGACGATTATTATGCTCAACTTGTCGCAGAAAACGAAATTAAACGTGTTGAAAATGAACGAAACTCTCATCAGCTACATGCTAAATTGTGGTTAGAAGAAGACAAG aaAAGAAAAGCTGCCTTAGAAGGCTCCACGTACGACAGAATATGGAAACACCACGCCTTAATGCGACACAGGGGGGAGGAAGAATGGAAAAGAAAGCAGGCTAAGAAAAATCAGATACAACATGAT TCCGTGGATGTGTCGTCTGATGTGGACGCCATTACGTAA
- the LOC125665286 gene encoding uncharacterized protein LOC125665286 encodes MTDANDVVATDVVSSQKGSKWQDPGGWDCRYTGKCATAGDLSPLSKLPSHEFQLLAHQNVQTSVPQLKSNKEMLHTLPEMHLPVLHSPAEPGQVKHTHQGSSAPDYVKAIGKNVWISNPHFKRKPDTTNTWMSYPMIPLTDKRLEINITPDLQVNNVAKLFPQKQIKGIPVHLPKEPAMPTVPNLQKSVYPIPSQAQASMIMQDVKPSFISSNIQPKPFITSKSHVSNFQSQAIHPPPLQYNPNVLGITNFHSVPMAVMSVPAINPLPPRPLPKQPVHHPHKVIPVIVPFNQHASLSKSSSSSGNPRIPGVSDTTLHGQIFAKDLLQNVQVLSQPRPQTGIQILKFPLHATDNRLQRKANFGHVHQAGSPMKKMIIAGSNTLSQNSIAKAGRHIASGAHAGATSVSSNHQTRIKSMGDFLRMAQMKLSSQDISQLLRISRNHQHTLDTILKGYINLQNNAKITKLFNAIYKVKLLQLIQFYQYLQPGSDHQKRVEEIFIKSIDRLRNMAEHETVLTRTVTQQGTSVGGTGTGGGASGNNGIVSGGGGAGGGAYVGAAGAGGGAYVGAAGAGGGPYVGTAGAGGGGSASENAEGVEIDTELESDDDSDSDED; translated from the exons ATGACGGATGCTAACGAT GTGGTGGCCACTGACGTGGTATCGAGTCAGAAAGGCTCTAAATGGCAGGATCCCGGAGGATGGGATTGCAGATATACCGGTAAATGTGCTACAGCGGGAGACTTGAGCCCACTGTCTAAACTACCTTCACATGAATTTCAACTCCTAGCTCATCAAAATGTTCAAACGTCTGTCCCTCAGTTGAAATCAAACAAGGAGATGTTGCACACGCTACCAGAAATGCATCTCCCCGTTCTTCATTCGCCTGCTGAACCCGGTCAAGTCAAACACACGCATCAAGGGTCAAGCGCACCTGATTACGTCAAAGCTATAGGTAAAAATGTATGGATATCTAATCCACATTTCAAACGCAAACCTGACACCACGAATACCTGGATGTCCTACCCGATGATTCCGCTGACTGATAAGAGACTGGAAATCAACATCACGCCAGACCTCCAAGTGAATAATGTTGCAAAACTGTTTCctcaaaaacaaataaaaggGATCCCCGTACACCTTCCCAAGGAACCAGCAATGCCGACTGTACCCAATTTACAGAAGTCTGTTTATCCAATACCTTCTCAAGCTCAAGCCTCCATGATAATGCAAGATGTAAAACCAAGTTTTATTTCTAGTAACATTCAACCTAAACCATTCATAACTTCGAAATCCCACGTGTCTAATTTTCAGAGTCAAGCAATACATCCCCCACCTCTGCAATATAATCCCAATGTTTTAGGCATAACTAATTTCCACAGTGTCCCAATGGCTGTTATGTCCGTTCCGGCAATAAACCCTCTACCACCAAGACCTTTACCAAAACAGCCGGTGCACCATCCTCACAAAGTCATTCCAGTCATCGTACCTTTTAATCAACACGCATCACTTTCAAAGTCATCCTCCTCGAGCGGAAATCCGCGTATACCCGGGGTATCGGACACAACTTTGCATGGACAAATTTTTGCAAAAGATCTACTGCAAAACGTTCAAGTTTTAAGTCAACCAAGACCTCAAACTGGCATTCAGATTCTTAAATTTCCCTTGCATGCCACAGACAATCGCCTCCAGCGAAAAGCAAATTTTGGACACGTTCATCAAGCTGGGAGTCcaatgaagaaaatgataattgCTGGAAGCAATACATTGTCTCAAAACTCGATTGCAAAAGCAGGACGGCATATAGCGAGTGGCGCTCACGCAGGCGCTACGAGTGTGTCAAGCAACCATCAAACTAGAATAAAAAGCATGGGGGATTTTTTAAGAATGGCTCAAATGaaactatcatcccaagatatTTCTCAGTTACTTCGCATCTCTAGAAACCATCAACACACTCTAGATACCATTCTTAAGGGTTATATCAACCTTCAAAACAATGCTAAGATAACCAAATTGTTCAATGCAATCTATAAAGTTAAACTTCTCCAACTGATTCAATTTTATCAGTATCTTCAACCTGGTTCGGATCACCAAAAACGGGTCgaagaaatattcataaaaagTATTGATAGACTGCGAAACATGGCGGAACATGAAACGGTACTCACAAGAACTGTGACTCAGCAAGGAACGAGTGTGGGTGGAACTGGAACAGGAGGAGGGGCGAGTGGAAATAATGGAATAGTAAGTGGAGGAGGTGGGGCTGGAGGCGGAGCTTATGTAGGGGCAGCAGGGGCTGGAGGCGGAGCTTATGTAGGGGCAGCAGGGGCTGGAGGCGGACCTTATGTCGGGACAGCAGGGGCTGGAGGCGGCGGAAGTGCGTCAGAAAACGCGGAAGGGGTTGAGATTGATACAGAGTTAGAGAGTGATGATGATTCAGATTCAGATGAAGATTAA